Proteins encoded by one window of Cyanobium sp. NS01:
- the gorA gene encoding glutathione-disulfide reductase produces MGDRFDLIVLGAGSGGLAAAKRAASYGAKVAIVEGDRVGGTCVIRGCVPKKLLVYGSAYSHLLADAASYGWALAPWRSDPARLLAAVRAEVDRLNSLHIGFLEKAGVALVRGWGRFVSADAVAVQGADGSERQLQADHILVAVGGRPYRPPFPGAELAWVSDDMFLQERLPEAVAVVGGGFIACEFACILNGLGVRVTQLVRGDHLLRGFDREASEAVSEAMQEQGIDLRFAHTPKALTQAASSAGLTLTTQSGEEIACGGVLLATGRKPFLDNLNLEAAGVAVEGDAIPVDADQRTNVSHVYAVGDVTDRINLTPVAVDEGRAFADTVYGQRPRQVNHDLVASAVFSQPELSGVGLTEEQAYERHGAAAIQVHRARFRAMSQALPARGPRVLLKLIVEKASDRVLGCHMVGEHAAEIIQMAAVAIGMGATKADFDRTMALHPTVAEEFVTMPN; encoded by the coding sequence ATGGGTGACCGCTTCGATCTGATCGTTCTCGGTGCCGGCTCCGGAGGCTTGGCTGCCGCCAAGCGGGCGGCCAGTTACGGGGCCAAGGTGGCGATCGTGGAGGGCGATCGGGTGGGCGGCACCTGCGTGATCCGTGGCTGCGTCCCCAAGAAGCTGCTTGTCTATGGCTCGGCCTACAGCCACCTGCTCGCCGATGCCGCCAGCTACGGCTGGGCGCTGGCCCCCTGGCGCAGCGATCCGGCGCGGCTGCTGGCGGCGGTTCGGGCCGAGGTGGATCGGCTCAACAGCCTGCACATCGGCTTCCTGGAGAAGGCCGGCGTGGCCCTGGTGCGGGGCTGGGGGCGCTTTGTGTCTGCCGATGCCGTGGCGGTGCAGGGCGCCGATGGTTCTGAGCGGCAGCTGCAGGCGGATCACATCCTGGTGGCCGTTGGCGGCCGGCCCTATCGCCCCCCCTTCCCAGGCGCCGAGCTGGCCTGGGTGAGTGATGACATGTTTCTGCAGGAGAGGCTGCCTGAGGCGGTGGCCGTGGTGGGCGGCGGGTTCATCGCCTGCGAATTCGCCTGCATCCTCAACGGCCTCGGCGTGCGGGTGACCCAGCTGGTGCGGGGCGATCACCTGCTGCGGGGCTTTGACCGCGAGGCCAGCGAGGCCGTGAGTGAGGCCATGCAGGAGCAGGGCATCGATCTGCGCTTCGCCCACACCCCGAAGGCGCTCACCCAGGCCGCCAGCTCCGCCGGCCTCACTCTCACCACCCAGTCCGGCGAGGAGATTGCCTGCGGTGGAGTGCTGCTGGCCACCGGGCGCAAGCCGTTTCTGGACAACCTCAACCTCGAGGCGGCCGGCGTCGCTGTGGAAGGCGATGCCATCCCGGTGGATGCCGACCAGCGCACCAACGTGAGCCATGTCTATGCCGTGGGCGATGTGACCGACCGCATCAACCTCACGCCGGTGGCGGTGGACGAGGGCCGGGCCTTTGCCGACACGGTCTACGGGCAGCGGCCTCGGCAGGTGAACCACGACCTGGTGGCCAGCGCCGTGTTCTCCCAGCCGGAGCTCTCCGGGGTGGGTCTCACCGAGGAGCAGGCCTATGAGCGCCATGGCGCCGCGGCGATCCAGGTGCATCGGGCCCGCTTCCGGGCGATGAGTCAGGCGCTGCCGGCCCGGGGGCCCAGGGTGCTGCTGAAGCTGATCGTGGAGAAGGCCAGTGACCGGGTGCTGGGCTGCCACATGGTGGGAGAGCACGCGGCTGAAATCATTCAGATGGCGGCTGTGGCGATCGGCATGGGGGCCACCAAGGCTGACTTCGACCGCACCATGGCCCTCCATCCCACGGTGGCGGAGGAGTTCGTGACGATGCCCAACTAG
- a CDS encoding NADPH-dependent FMN reductase, whose protein sequence is MNDLLVLAASNGENLRLAERFVAAATAHKLRAEVLDLTALELPLYSPRAQAAGTPAVLPALETTLAAAPRWVICAPEYNGSIPPVLTSAIAWLSVQGSDFRALFNQRPIAIATHSGGGGHTVLAALRLQLAHLGAHVVGRQLVSNGANPAKESSIADLVERLSSMQAPRP, encoded by the coding sequence ATGAACGATCTGCTTGTGCTCGCCGCCAGCAACGGCGAGAACCTGCGCCTGGCCGAGCGCTTTGTGGCGGCGGCCACGGCGCACAAGCTCAGGGCCGAGGTGCTCGACCTCACCGCCCTGGAGCTGCCGCTGTATTCCCCCAGGGCCCAGGCCGCGGGGACGCCCGCCGTCCTGCCCGCCCTGGAGACCACCCTGGCGGCGGCGCCGCGCTGGGTGATCTGTGCGCCGGAATACAACGGCTCGATTCCGCCGGTGCTCACCAGTGCCATCGCCTGGCTCTCCGTGCAGGGCAGCGACTTCCGGGCCCTGTTCAACCAGCGGCCGATTGCCATCGCCACCCACTCGGGTGGGGGCGGCCACACCGTGCTGGCGGCGCTGCGCTTGCAGCTGGCTCACCTGGGGGCCCATGTGGTGGGCCGCCAGCTGGTGAGCAATGGGGCCAATCCCGCCAAGGAGAGCAGCATCGCCGATCTGGTGGAGCGGCTGAGCTCCATGCAGGCACCCCGCCCATGA
- a CDS encoding DUF4278 domain-containing protein: protein MTNSPLRYRGVAYDASQHEHPSTEAVEHTYRGQHYVAPLRHEPAPADPSTDLQYRGAHYHH from the coding sequence ATGACCAACTCCCCTCTGCGCTATCGCGGCGTGGCTTACGACGCCAGCCAGCATGAGCATCCCTCCACTGAGGCGGTGGAGCACACCTACCGAGGCCAGCACTACGTGGCCCCTCTGCGCCATGAGCCTGCACCGGCAGACCCCTCCACGGATCTGCAGTACCGCGGTGCCCACTACCACCACTGA
- a CDS encoding type 1 glutamine amidotransferase: MARLLVIQHLEREGPGQFAAAAAARGWQLEVLRPDLAQPLRDPLDDEILLVLGGPMGVAQLGDPALAWLAEEVALLKRVLARQQPVIGICLGAQLLAHAAGGTVEPLTCGVPALQVREVGWGAVSFLGDPSQEPLLRGLEASELMLHWHGDRVRLPAGAELLGSTLLCPEQIFRLGARAYGLQCHGEVLERDLQRWLEEDAAYVAAALGPGGVERIHADTRRWGARAERQGRRLIDNLLDLLVQTTPASPLS; the protein is encoded by the coding sequence ATGGCCCGACTGCTCGTGATCCAGCACCTGGAGCGCGAAGGCCCGGGCCAGTTTGCCGCCGCAGCGGCTGCCCGGGGCTGGCAGCTGGAGGTGCTGCGTCCCGACCTGGCCCAGCCCCTGCGCGATCCCCTCGACGACGAGATCCTGCTGGTGCTGGGGGGGCCGATGGGTGTGGCCCAACTGGGCGACCCCGCCCTTGCCTGGCTCGCCGAGGAGGTGGCCCTGCTGAAGAGGGTGCTGGCACGCCAGCAGCCCGTGATCGGCATCTGCCTGGGCGCCCAGCTGCTGGCCCATGCGGCGGGAGGCACGGTGGAGCCGCTCACCTGCGGGGTTCCAGCGCTGCAGGTGCGGGAGGTGGGCTGGGGGGCGGTGAGCTTCCTGGGGGACCCCAGCCAGGAGCCCCTGCTGCGGGGGCTGGAGGCCAGTGAACTGATGCTGCACTGGCATGGCGATCGGGTGCGTCTGCCCGCCGGTGCCGAGCTGCTGGGCTCCACGTTGCTTTGCCCTGAGCAGATCTTCCGCCTCGGCGCGCGGGCCTACGGCCTCCAGTGTCACGGCGAGGTGCTGGAGCGGGATCTGCAGCGCTGGCTGGAGGAGGACGCGGCCTATGTGGCGGCCGCCCTGGGCCCTGGGGGGGTGGAGCGGATCCACGCCGACACGCGCCGCTGGGGCGCCAGGGCCGAGCGGCAAGGGCGCCGCCTGATCGACAATCTGCTCGATCTGCTCGTGCAGACGACCCCGGCATCCCCGCTCAGCTGA
- a CDS encoding pirin-like bicupin family protein produces the protein MTTDVAAAPAPLLRPAAQRFHSRFDWLESWHSFSFADHYDPAWMGFGPLRVINDDTIAAGRGFGMHPHRDMEIITVMVEGQLSHRDSMGQVAVIEAGEVQVMGAGTGVLHSEMNQGDRPCRLLQIWIEPSQAGLPPVYGQKPFQLGADWTPLLDPAGAAGALSVRRPIRLWRARPGAGDVLDLPLAPGGLGWLQLIDGTGAVQAAAEPPGASGEHQRSRPLQRGDGLGFGADRLRAFSAGPGGADLLLFELG, from the coding sequence ATGACCACCGACGTTGCCGCGGCCCCCGCACCGCTGTTGCGTCCGGCGGCGCAGCGGTTCCACAGCCGGTTCGACTGGCTGGAAAGCTGGCACTCGTTCTCGTTTGCCGATCACTACGATCCGGCCTGGATGGGCTTCGGACCACTGCGCGTGATCAATGACGACACCATCGCCGCTGGTCGGGGCTTCGGCATGCACCCGCACCGCGACATGGAGATCATCACGGTGATGGTGGAGGGCCAGCTCAGCCATCGCGATTCGATGGGCCAGGTTGCGGTGATTGAGGCGGGAGAGGTGCAGGTGATGGGTGCCGGCACGGGCGTGCTGCACAGCGAGATGAACCAGGGCGATCGCCCCTGCCGGCTGCTGCAGATCTGGATCGAGCCCAGCCAGGCCGGTCTGCCGCCGGTCTACGGCCAGAAGCCGTTCCAGCTCGGTGCCGACTGGACACCCCTGCTGGATCCTGCCGGTGCCGCAGGTGCTCTCTCGGTGCGGCGGCCGATCCGTCTGTGGCGGGCCAGGCCCGGGGCCGGCGACGTGCTGGATCTGCCCCTGGCCCCCGGCGGGCTCGGCTGGTTGCAGCTGATCGATGGCACCGGCGCGGTGCAGGCTGCGGCTGAGCCGCCTGGAGCCTCCGGCGAGCATCAACGGAGCCGGCCGCTGCAGCGCGGCGATGGCCTGGGCTTCGGGGCGGATCGCCTGCGGGCCTTCAGCGCCGGCCCCGGCGGTGCCGACCTGCTGCTGTTTGAGCTGGGCTGA
- a CDS encoding Hepatitis C virus core protein, giving the protein MLQPPRGYLTLSWLGLVANLLVLPLMLWVILREPTWRTVHIVVGASAVLPTAVVGLVGTIALLKWRAWGQIVVIVALAMSLAVGLPYGIVRLALFSEGRGLTAVVAGVLWAANTAALVYWCRPSIRRYLT; this is encoded by the coding sequence ATGCTTCAGCCCCCCCGCGGCTACCTCACCCTCAGCTGGCTGGGTCTGGTGGCGAATCTCCTGGTGCTGCCGCTGATGCTCTGGGTGATTCTGCGGGAGCCCACCTGGCGCACGGTGCACATCGTGGTGGGGGCCAGTGCGGTGCTGCCCACGGCGGTGGTGGGCCTGGTGGGCACGATCGCGCTGCTCAAGTGGCGGGCCTGGGGCCAGATCGTGGTGATCGTGGCCCTGGCCATGAGCCTGGCGGTGGGGCTCCCGTACGGAATCGTGCGGCTGGCCCTGTTCAGCGAAGGCCGTGGCCTGACCGCCGTGGTGGCTGGTGTTCTCTGGGCCGCCAACACGGCGGCGCTGGTCTATTGGTGCCGTCCCAGCATCCGCCGCTACCTCACCTGA
- a CDS encoding ATP-binding protein, whose translation MPSRSAAGSRRWLRVLAYGAGGLGLWLLSLLLVQTLLSRRLARSQMVQLGSEVAFSLRLGELALESYPMESVAELSGLELAEDHPPAGDRGGAEAEALHAELCSQLGFCREVVAAGGSLWVEVVSPFESIWLAVAIPDPRRWPPDPLSLILSLGAAGLALSTLVLSLEVQRPLRQLENSLQQLGTSQDPEPLPERGTRAVRQITRRFNGLLEHLRLDRQERATMLAGIGHDLNSPITRLRLRLHLAEGQPMSTAESTKAQGDLDALERITSQFIAFARGDAEEQPVRVDLAALLAEVAGQSGLSNLSLDLKPLQAWVRPIALTRAVGNLLSNAAHHGHPPYQLSLQPWDAGGFAIAVSDAGEGIPEALWHQALQPFRRLDEARGGDGHCGLGLAIAQRVALEHGGELFHHRPGQGGFTLGLRGRSLSDLVTSSRSPDRSHSDQQDRMNGVEHP comes from the coding sequence GTGCCTAGCCGCTCTGCGGCGGGATCCCGCCGATGGCTGAGGGTGCTGGCCTACGGGGCGGGCGGCCTGGGGCTCTGGCTGCTGAGCCTGCTGCTGGTTCAGACCCTGCTCAGCCGCCGGCTGGCCCGCAGCCAGATGGTGCAGCTGGGCTCGGAGGTGGCCTTCAGCCTGCGCCTGGGGGAGCTGGCCCTGGAGAGCTACCCGATGGAGTCTGTGGCGGAACTCAGCGGCCTGGAGCTGGCGGAGGACCATCCGCCGGCAGGGGACAGGGGCGGAGCGGAAGCCGAGGCTCTCCACGCCGAGCTCTGCAGCCAGCTGGGCTTCTGCCGGGAGGTGGTGGCCGCTGGAGGCAGCCTCTGGGTCGAAGTGGTGTCGCCCTTCGAGTCGATCTGGCTGGCGGTGGCCATTCCCGACCCGCGGCGCTGGCCCCCCGACCCCCTCTCGCTGATCCTGTCGCTGGGGGCCGCGGGCCTGGCACTCTCCACCCTGGTGCTGAGCCTGGAGGTTCAGCGCCCCCTGCGCCAGCTGGAGAACTCCCTGCAGCAGCTGGGCACCAGCCAGGACCCCGAACCGCTGCCGGAGCGCGGCACCAGGGCGGTCCGCCAGATCACCCGCCGCTTCAACGGCCTGCTTGAGCACCTGCGGCTGGACAGGCAGGAACGGGCCACGATGCTGGCCGGCATCGGCCACGACCTCAACAGCCCGATCACCAGGCTGCGCCTGCGCCTGCACCTGGCCGAGGGCCAGCCGATGTCCACCGCCGAGAGCACCAAGGCCCAGGGCGACCTCGATGCCCTCGAACGGATCACCAGCCAGTTCATCGCCTTCGCCCGGGGAGACGCAGAAGAGCAGCCGGTGCGGGTGGACCTGGCGGCCCTGCTGGCCGAAGTCGCCGGCCAGAGCGGCCTGAGCAACCTGAGCCTGGACCTGAAGCCTCTGCAGGCCTGGGTGCGGCCCATCGCCCTCACCCGGGCGGTGGGGAACCTGCTCAGCAACGCCGCCCACCACGGCCACCCCCCCTACCAGCTGAGCCTGCAGCCCTGGGACGCTGGGGGCTTTGCGATCGCCGTGAGTGACGCCGGCGAGGGGATTCCCGAGGCGCTCTGGCACCAGGCGCTGCAGCCCTTTCGACGGCTCGATGAGGCCAGGGGCGGCGACGGCCACTGTGGCCTCGGCCTGGCCATCGCCCAGCGCGTCGCCCTGGAGCATGGCGGCGAACTCTTCCACCACCGCCCCGGCCAGGGGGGCTTCACCCTGGGGTTGCGGGGGCGATCTCTGTCAGATCTGGTCACATCTTCGCGCTCTCCAGACCGATCTCATTCAGACCAGCAGGACAGGATGAATGGCGTTGAACATCCCTGA
- a CDS encoding ferritin gives MNQLTTAINRHLESEFQASHSYLSMSIWLREKDLAGFSKYMLEKSNEERAHAARMIAYLVDCDEEVILPTIQAPQRDWQSVQQLFDRVSEMEKEVTASINRLYGLAEENCERSASAMLDWFVEEQIKEEAEARFVRKRLRLAGDNSAALLLLDQQFLEGTALAHVKATMVGYGAAGGA, from the coding sequence ATGAACCAGCTCACCACCGCCATCAACCGCCATCTGGAATCGGAGTTTCAGGCCAGCCACAGCTACCTGTCGATGTCGATCTGGCTGCGGGAAAAGGATCTGGCGGGATTCTCCAAGTACATGCTCGAGAAGAGCAACGAGGAGCGCGCCCACGCGGCGCGGATGATCGCCTATCTGGTGGACTGTGATGAGGAGGTGATCCTGCCCACGATCCAGGCACCCCAGCGCGACTGGCAATCGGTGCAGCAGCTGTTCGACCGGGTCTCGGAGATGGAGAAGGAGGTGACAGCCTCCATCAACCGGCTCTATGGCCTGGCCGAGGAGAACTGCGAGCGCAGTGCCTCGGCGATGCTCGACTGGTTCGTGGAGGAGCAGATCAAGGAGGAGGCGGAGGCCCGCTTCGTGCGCAAACGCCTGCGGCTCGCCGGGGACAATTCGGCAGCACTGCTGCTGCTGGATCAACAGTTCCTCGAAGGGACAGCCCTGGCCCACGTCAAGGCCACAATGGTGGGTTACGGCGCCGCTGGCGGCGCCTGA
- a CDS encoding P-II family nitrogen regulator has protein sequence MKQIQAIVRPGKLDAVKDALVAIGINGITVSTVQGFGRQMGHTEVYRGVKVEAKLLTKMHITTVVTDQVVDSVVEAIKSAAHTGEIGDGKIIISPVDNTIRIRTGESGDDTLNP, from the coding sequence GTGAAACAAATTCAAGCCATTGTGCGCCCTGGAAAGCTGGACGCTGTCAAGGATGCCCTTGTGGCCATCGGCATCAACGGCATCACAGTGTCAACGGTTCAGGGCTTCGGACGCCAGATGGGTCACACCGAGGTCTACCGCGGCGTCAAGGTGGAGGCCAAGCTGCTCACCAAGATGCACATCACCACCGTGGTGACGGATCAGGTGGTGGACAGCGTTGTGGAAGCGATCAAGAGCGCCGCCCACACCGGGGAGATCGGCGACGGCAAGATCATCATCAGCCCGGTGGACAACACCATCCGGATCCGCACCGGCGAATCCGGAGACGACACCCTCAATCCCTGA
- a CDS encoding DUF2808 domain-containing protein encodes MAPLSRHAGPGQPSQERHLGSATMGLALLALLAPAPLRALELRGSTYFTRPPWKVDLVSYYTTVSQPAAEYYFSVELAADAGASLGGLTVRQTRGVDTHFPFSPERTRAFVGRPRREGAAIAVEASFDPGKREVQVTFPEPVAPGQTITVMLKPWANPSMSDTYMFQVQAIPAGPQPTPSSLGFATLRIYQPDWR; translated from the coding sequence ATGGCCCCTCTCAGCCGTCATGCCGGTCCTGGGCAGCCCAGCCAGGAGCGCCACCTGGGCAGCGCGACCATGGGCCTGGCGTTGCTGGCCCTGCTGGCTCCGGCCCCGCTGCGGGCTCTGGAGTTGCGCGGCAGCACCTACTTCACGCGCCCGCCCTGGAAGGTGGATCTGGTCAGCTACTACACCACCGTGTCCCAGCCCGCAGCGGAGTACTACTTCAGTGTGGAGCTGGCGGCCGACGCCGGCGCCTCCCTGGGAGGCCTGACGGTCCGTCAGACCCGTGGCGTCGACACCCACTTCCCATTCAGCCCTGAACGCACCAGGGCCTTTGTCGGCAGGCCGCGCCGGGAGGGTGCTGCGATTGCGGTGGAGGCCAGCTTTGACCCCGGGAAACGGGAGGTGCAGGTGACCTTTCCCGAACCCGTGGCACCCGGTCAGACGATCACCGTGATGCTCAAGCCCTGGGCCAATCCATCCATGAGCGACACCTACATGTTCCAGGTGCAGGCCATCCCGGCTGGCCCCCAACCCACGCCCTCGTCGCTGGGCTTCGCCACCCTGCGGATCTATCAGCCGGACTGGCGCTGA
- a CDS encoding glutathione S-transferase family protein yields the protein MGEPGLVTTTGSPLPLPWSELATWAQPEADRVQGSTNAQALLRLFGQPESALRVTFYRDHHAWCPYCQKVWLWLEEKRIPYRIRKVTMFCYGEKERWYRQLVPSGMLPALELDGERITESDRILECLERAFGPLVAGLGHPQVLPLRQLERHLFRAWCQWLCQPQPGPAAEQDARLRFQRTAARLEQALEEGPGPFLLEELSSADLVFVPYLERMNASLAYYKGFLLRQEHPAIDRWFAALEQRSSYLGTQSDFHTHAHDLPPQMGGCYVSGSAAQQTLAARIDRGPWPLRDASGTDPETSAPEPVDAAVVALGRMLRHRVTLQQRPALAGPVMDQALRCALTHLVHGTPCPPPAGTAVGLRTLRDRISVPRDMPLHAARRLRTSLETTAALDPTDPSAQPEALPVHHRRDQDPQPFLSSAPSV from the coding sequence ATGGGCGAACCAGGGTTGGTCACCACTACCGGCTCGCCTCTTCCACTGCCATGGTCCGAGCTTGCCACCTGGGCGCAGCCTGAGGCTGATCGCGTCCAGGGCAGCACCAACGCCCAGGCCCTGCTGCGACTGTTCGGTCAGCCTGAATCAGCGCTGAGGGTCACCTTTTACCGCGATCATCACGCCTGGTGCCCCTATTGCCAGAAGGTGTGGCTCTGGCTGGAGGAGAAGCGGATTCCCTATCGAATCCGCAAGGTCACGATGTTCTGTTACGGCGAGAAGGAGCGCTGGTACCGCCAGCTGGTTCCTTCCGGGATGTTGCCGGCCTTGGAACTCGATGGAGAGCGGATCACCGAGAGTGATCGCATCCTTGAGTGTCTCGAACGGGCCTTCGGGCCCTTGGTGGCAGGCCTGGGCCATCCCCAGGTCCTGCCGTTGCGACAGCTGGAAAGACACCTGTTTCGCGCCTGGTGCCAGTGGCTGTGTCAGCCCCAGCCCGGCCCAGCCGCCGAGCAGGACGCCCGCCTGCGCTTCCAGCGCACGGCCGCCCGGCTGGAACAGGCCCTGGAGGAAGGACCCGGGCCCTTCCTGCTGGAGGAGCTCAGCAGCGCAGACCTTGTGTTTGTGCCCTACCTGGAGCGAATGAACGCCTCCCTGGCCTACTACAAGGGCTTTCTGCTGCGCCAGGAACACCCGGCGATCGACCGCTGGTTCGCCGCTCTGGAACAGCGTTCCTCCTACCTCGGCACCCAGAGCGACTTCCACACCCACGCCCACGACCTGCCACCCCAGATGGGCGGCTGCTACGTCAGCGGCAGCGCCGCACAACAGACCCTGGCCGCCCGCATCGACCGGGGCCCCTGGCCATTGCGTGACGCCTCGGGCACCGATCCGGAAACCTCTGCCCCAGAACCAGTCGATGCCGCCGTCGTGGCCCTGGGCCGCATGCTGCGCCACCGGGTCACCCTGCAGCAGCGCCCGGCCCTGGCCGGACCTGTCATGGACCAGGCCCTGCGCTGTGCCCTCACTCACCTGGTGCACGGCACACCCTGCCCGCCACCGGCGGGCACGGCCGTTGGCCTGCGCACCCTGCGCGATCGCATCAGCGTGCCGCGCGACATGCCCCTGCATGCGGCCCGACGCCTGCGGACCAGCCTGGAAACCACCGCCGCGCTCGACCCCACAGACCCCTCGGCCCAGCCCGAGGCCCTGCCCGTCCACCACCGGCGCGACCAGGATCCCCAGCCCTTTCTCAGCTCCGCTCCTAGCGTCTGA
- a CDS encoding metallophosphoesterase: protein MHCSRRHLLQLAAGGAGFWLARPLWSRSGSAASLTPGTGADDSPLRIALISDLNSSYGSTTYVPQVQRGVALLGRLRPELVLCAGDMVAGQKRGLTASQLQAMWRSFGVNVLDPLLSDGLAFAAAMGNHDASSSQQNGRYVFALDRQEASRFWLAQRSRLRITLLDGSNFPFRYSLLHRGVFVLVLDASSAGLGGEQLRWAERQLASPQARQARLRLAIGHLPLYAVGQGRDRSGEVLHQPALLRALLERQGVALYISGHHHTWFPGRVGGLNLLSLGAMGSGPRQLLQSTAPPQQSLTLLELSGGAGGLSETTYSLNSLEPLAAGSLPQAIQPSQGPRLQRRPLQIGIS from the coding sequence ATGCATTGCTCCCGACGGCATCTCCTGCAGCTGGCCGCCGGGGGGGCCGGTTTCTGGCTGGCCCGGCCCCTGTGGAGCAGGTCGGGCAGCGCCGCCAGCCTCACGCCAGGAACCGGCGCAGACGACAGCCCCCTGCGCATCGCCCTGATCAGCGATCTCAACAGCAGCTACGGCTCCACCACCTACGTGCCCCAGGTGCAGCGGGGGGTGGCTCTGCTGGGCCGCCTGCGCCCTGAGCTGGTGCTCTGCGCCGGCGACATGGTGGCCGGCCAGAAACGGGGGCTCACGGCCAGCCAGCTGCAGGCGATGTGGCGCAGCTTCGGGGTGAACGTGCTCGATCCCCTGCTGAGCGATGGCCTCGCCTTCGCTGCGGCGATGGGCAACCACGATGCCTCCAGCAGCCAGCAGAACGGGCGCTACGTGTTCGCCCTGGATCGCCAGGAAGCCAGCCGGTTCTGGCTCGCCCAGCGCTCCCGCCTCAGGATCACGCTGCTGGACGGCTCGAACTTCCCCTTCCGCTACAGCCTGCTGCACCGAGGCGTGTTCGTGCTGGTGCTGGACGCGTCCTCCGCGGGGCTGGGGGGGGAGCAGCTGCGCTGGGCGGAACGGCAGCTCGCCAGCCCCCAGGCCCGCCAGGCCCGGCTGCGGCTGGCGATCGGCCACCTGCCCCTCTACGCCGTGGGCCAGGGCCGGGACCGCAGCGGCGAGGTGCTGCATCAGCCCGCCCTGCTGCGGGCGCTGCTGGAGCGCCAGGGGGTCGCCCTCTACATCAGTGGCCATCACCACACCTGGTTCCCCGGCCGGGTGGGGGGCCTCAACCTGCTCAGCCTCGGCGCCATGGGCAGCGGCCCGCGCCAGCTGCTCCAGAGCACCGCCCCGCCGCAGCAGAGCCTCACCCTGCTGGAGCTCTCCGGCGGCGCGGGCGGACTGAGCGAAACCACCTACAGCCTCAACAGCCTGGAGCCGCTGGCCGCCGGCTCCCTGCCCCAGGCGATCCAACCCAGCCAGGGGCCGCGTCTGCAGCGGCGCCCGCTGCAGATCGGGATCAGCTGA
- a CDS encoding ammonium transporter, whose protein sequence is MTIASHPPRRTKRLQEASLMEGPALLMSRIRGLSSQRGLIWFACIPLALFGLGVFNLSAHAAELPELTAAFLANNLFIFICAVLVIFMNAGFAMVESGMCRQKNAVNILLKNLIVFALAATAYWFIGYSVMYGDSVLGGWLFFKGLFFDPTVTPEMVSEGSLVPTVDFFFQVAFAATAATIVSGLVAERIKFGEFVVFSLVLVGILYPISGSWQWNGGWLSELGFIDFAGSSIVHSFGAWAGLIGAILLGPRIGKFAEGRPQALPGHNMAIATLGCLILWIGWYGFNPGSVLAMDQTVPYVAVTTTLGAAGGGIAGTLVSQIRGGKPDLTMTINGILAGLVAVTAGCDGFSMAGAWVVGFIGGALVVLSVSFIDGLKIDDPVGAFSVHGTCGIWGTLAVGLFNMDKGLFTGHGASQLGFQIVGVLAYGIFAIVASLITWSIIGAIFGGIRVSEKEEIEGLDISEHGMESYPDFAASAK, encoded by the coding sequence ATGACCATTGCTTCGCACCCTCCCAGGCGTACGAAACGCCTGCAAGAGGCGAGTCTGATGGAAGGACCAGCCCTGCTGATGAGCAGGATCCGAGGTCTTTCTTCCCAGCGCGGCCTCATCTGGTTCGCCTGCATTCCTTTGGCACTCTTCGGCCTGGGAGTGTTCAACCTCTCAGCCCACGCTGCTGAGCTCCCGGAACTCACGGCCGCCTTCCTGGCCAACAACCTCTTCATTTTCATCTGCGCGGTTCTGGTCATCTTCATGAATGCCGGCTTCGCCATGGTGGAGTCGGGTATGTGCCGCCAGAAAAATGCGGTCAACATCCTGCTGAAGAACCTGATCGTCTTCGCCCTGGCGGCCACCGCCTACTGGTTCATCGGCTACTCGGTGATGTACGGCGATTCGGTGCTGGGCGGCTGGCTGTTCTTCAAGGGCCTGTTCTTCGATCCCACCGTCACCCCTGAGATGGTGAGCGAAGGCTCTCTCGTTCCCACCGTCGACTTCTTCTTCCAGGTGGCCTTCGCCGCCACGGCAGCCACCATCGTCTCCGGACTGGTGGCCGAGCGCATCAAATTTGGTGAGTTCGTGGTCTTCTCCCTGGTTCTGGTTGGGATCCTGTATCCCATCTCCGGCTCCTGGCAGTGGAATGGTGGCTGGCTCTCAGAGCTTGGATTCATCGATTTCGCCGGCTCCTCGATCGTGCACTCCTTCGGGGCCTGGGCCGGCCTGATCGGAGCGATCCTGCTTGGCCCCAGGATTGGTAAGTTCGCCGAAGGCAGGCCTCAGGCCCTGCCAGGCCACAACATGGCCATTGCCACCCTCGGCTGCCTCATTCTCTGGATCGGCTGGTACGGATTCAACCCAGGCTCTGTTCTGGCCATGGATCAAACGGTTCCCTACGTGGCCGTGACCACCACCCTGGGCGCCGCTGGCGGCGGTATCGCCGGCACACTGGTGTCCCAGATCAGGGGCGGCAAGCCCGACCTGACCATGACCATCAACGGCATCCTGGCCGGACTGGTGGCTGTGACGGCGGGCTGTGACGGCTTCTCGATGGCTGGAGCATGGGTTGTGGGCTTCATCGGTGGCGCTCTTGTGGTGCTCTCGGTGTCCTTCATCGACGGCCTCAAGATCGACGACCCCGTGGGAGCCTTCTCGGTGCACGGCACCTGCGGCATCTGGGGCACCCTGGCCGTGGGTCTGTTCAACATGGACAAGGGTCTGTTCACCGGCCACGGTGCTTCCCAGCTCGGCTTTCAGATCGTCGGCGTTCTTGCCTACGGGATCTTCGCCATCGTGGCCTCCCTGATCACCTGGTCGATCATCGGTGCCATCTTCGGAGGCATCCGCGTCTCCGAGAAGGAGGAGATCGAAGGCCTCGACATCAGCGAGCACGGCATGGAGTCTTACCCCGACTTCGCTGCCAGCGCCAAGTAA